One segment of Candidatus Berkiella aquae DNA contains the following:
- a CDS encoding cation diffusion facilitator family transporter codes for MEHNHSVTKLNNNRALIIALGLTVSFFIAEVVAGILTESLALLSDAAHMLTDITALIIALVAVKLSQRAADKVRTFGYYRFEILAAAFNTVMLFVVALYIFYEAYHRLQNPPEIQSIGMLIVASIGLVVNLISMRLLTSHKDKSLIMKSAYLEVWSDMLGSVAVIVGAIIIKLTELNWVDSVIAILISLWVLPRTYILLKESINILLEGVPKGIDLKKLEQALLEIKGVLDVHELHVWAIASGKICLTAHVIIEEKSDCESVLPIMRTVLASQFGILHTTLQHERKKCLNEQVLCNFLE; via the coding sequence ATGGAACATAATCATTCAGTTACAAAATTAAACAATAACCGAGCTCTAATTATAGCACTAGGTCTGACTGTTTCTTTTTTTATTGCTGAAGTTGTGGCCGGTATTTTAACCGAAAGTTTAGCACTTCTATCTGATGCCGCGCATATGTTAACAGATATAACGGCACTAATTATTGCATTAGTAGCCGTTAAACTTTCGCAGAGAGCAGCAGATAAGGTTCGTACTTTTGGTTATTATCGTTTTGAAATATTAGCTGCAGCATTTAATACCGTTATGCTTTTCGTGGTGGCTCTTTATATATTTTATGAAGCTTATCATAGATTGCAAAATCCACCTGAAATACAATCGATTGGTATGCTGATAGTCGCTTCCATTGGGTTAGTAGTCAATTTAATATCCATGCGACTGTTAACTTCGCATAAAGATAAAAGTCTTATCATGAAAAGCGCTTATTTAGAAGTGTGGAGTGATATGCTTGGCTCTGTGGCCGTGATTGTGGGCGCAATTATCATAAAGCTAACCGAATTGAACTGGGTAGATTCCGTTATTGCAATTCTGATCTCATTATGGGTGTTACCTCGTACATATATTTTACTCAAAGAGAGCATTAACATATTGCTTGAAGGAGTTCCCAAAGGCATTGATCTCAAAAAACTAGAGCAAGCCTTACTTGAAATTAAAGGTGTTTTAGATGTTCATGAATTACACGTTTGGGCAATAGCAAGTGGCAAAATTTGTTTAACTGCCCACGTGATTATTGAAGAAAAATCTGATTGTGAAAGTGTATTACCCATTATGCGGACTGTTTTAGCATCACAATTTGGGATTCTTCATACGACTTTGCAACATGAACGAAAAAAATGTCTTAATGAGCAGGTTCTTTGTAATTTTTTAGAATAA
- a CDS encoding CusA/CzcA family heavy metal efflux RND transporter — protein sequence MFDKIIDFSVNNRLLVILALLVTIVAGILIIPRLNLDAFPDVTNVQVVINAESPGLAAEEVEQLITYPIEAAMYSLPNVEEVRSISKVGLSVITVVFKDAVDIYFARQQVFERLQVAREKMPAGIGIPEMGPNTSGLGQIFQYILRTDNQEKFNTMTLRSLNDWVVKLLLAPVDGVTDLLSFGGEVRQYQVQVDPSRLLAYKLKIEDLVNAIESNNRNAGGWYLDRGAEQLVIRGVGWVRSEDKGLQDIANISVKDKDGVVIRVRDVARVAYGSEIRQGAVTLSDRDAQGKPRAVGEVVSGIVLKRIGANTKATIDGIKERLPLVQAALPEGVKLIPLYDQSELIQKAVYTVKKALVEAFVLIFVVLLLFLMNLRATLLVLISVPISVGMSLIAMAYWNISANLMSLGGLSIAIGMMVDGSVVMMENIFKHISEPGSEHTHAEKGDKSFDQANYKNEHAIPLRIQEAAREIARPVFFAVLIIIVVFAPLFSLQGVEGKLFQPMAISIVLAMLASLFVAMVVIPALATYVFKVGVKHRHSPLLMPIANFYRRSLTKALSYPKHVITIAGSLFVVSLLFLPFLGTEFVPELEEGTLNIRVTLAPSASLDTSLSVAQTLEQTLMSFPEVIYASSRIGRPELGGDPEPVSNIEIIVGLKPVKQWTSAKNRYLLQELMEKKMEVFPGLLFSFSQPIASRVDELLSGVRAQLSVKLFGTDLAILAKKGQEIENIVKSVKGTRDVAIEQITGEAQLVIKPDRETLMRYGISVGEVMSLVSDAIGGKTAGQVIQGNERYDIYVRLAKPYRDSVETISNLILQSSKGAWVRLSDVASVQIEAGTPQIRRDDVQRRVVIQSNVEGRDMGSVVSEIQQQIAQKLKLPAGYTVVYGGQFENQQRAQARLMVVVPLSLGLIFLLLYFAFNSASQALLIMINVPLALIGGILALFFSGQYLSVPGSIGFIALFGIAVLNGVVLVNAINQNKEGGMPTAEAIFVGSMSRLRPVLMTAFITALGLIPMLLASGIGAEIQRPLATVVVGGLISSTALTLLVLPVLYGVFFKNGDYRDR from the coding sequence ATGTTTGATAAGATCATCGACTTTTCAGTAAATAATCGTCTTCTTGTTATTCTTGCGCTTTTGGTGACTATTGTTGCAGGAATTCTGATCATACCGCGTTTAAACCTAGATGCTTTTCCTGACGTTACTAATGTTCAAGTCGTTATAAATGCAGAATCACCTGGGCTTGCAGCGGAAGAAGTTGAACAATTAATTACTTATCCCATTGAGGCTGCGATGTATTCCTTGCCTAATGTTGAAGAAGTACGATCTATATCAAAGGTGGGTTTATCGGTTATTACAGTGGTATTTAAAGATGCAGTCGATATTTATTTTGCCCGCCAACAAGTATTTGAGCGATTACAGGTCGCACGCGAAAAAATGCCAGCTGGGATTGGCATTCCTGAAATGGGGCCTAATACTTCTGGATTAGGACAAATTTTTCAATACATTTTACGCACTGATAACCAAGAAAAATTTAATACAATGACTTTACGTAGTCTTAATGATTGGGTGGTTAAATTATTATTAGCGCCCGTTGATGGTGTAACAGACTTGCTTTCATTTGGTGGTGAGGTGCGTCAATACCAAGTACAAGTCGATCCTTCTCGATTACTCGCATATAAATTAAAAATTGAAGATTTGGTCAATGCCATAGAATCAAACAATCGTAATGCCGGAGGATGGTATCTAGATCGGGGTGCAGAGCAACTCGTTATACGTGGAGTAGGTTGGGTTCGCAGTGAAGATAAAGGATTGCAAGATATTGCAAATATCTCCGTTAAAGACAAAGATGGCGTGGTTATTCGAGTGCGGGACGTTGCTCGTGTTGCGTATGGAAGCGAAATTCGTCAAGGTGCTGTTACGCTTTCTGATAGAGATGCACAAGGAAAGCCCCGTGCGGTTGGCGAAGTTGTCAGTGGCATAGTTCTTAAAAGGATTGGGGCTAATACCAAGGCCACTATTGATGGCATAAAAGAGCGCCTTCCTCTTGTGCAAGCAGCATTGCCTGAAGGCGTAAAATTAATACCCTTATATGATCAATCAGAACTGATACAAAAGGCTGTTTATACTGTGAAAAAAGCTTTGGTGGAAGCTTTTGTATTAATCTTTGTTGTGCTACTTCTTTTCCTCATGAATTTGCGAGCGACTTTATTAGTACTTATTTCAGTTCCAATTTCTGTGGGAATGTCTTTAATAGCCATGGCTTACTGGAATATTTCAGCCAATTTAATGTCGCTAGGGGGACTATCAATTGCGATCGGAATGATGGTGGATGGATCGGTTGTGATGATGGAAAACATTTTCAAACATATAAGTGAGCCCGGCTCTGAACACACTCATGCCGAAAAAGGAGATAAATCTTTTGATCAAGCGAATTATAAAAATGAACATGCAATTCCATTAAGAATTCAAGAAGCCGCACGTGAGATAGCACGACCTGTTTTTTTTGCAGTACTTATTATTATCGTAGTTTTCGCTCCTCTCTTTAGCTTACAAGGGGTAGAAGGAAAACTATTTCAGCCTATGGCGATAAGTATTGTACTTGCTATGTTGGCCTCTTTATTTGTGGCAATGGTAGTTATTCCTGCATTAGCAACTTATGTATTCAAGGTGGGAGTTAAACATCGTCATAGCCCATTGCTTATGCCAATAGCAAACTTTTATAGACGATCTTTAACTAAAGCATTGAGTTATCCTAAACATGTGATAACAATTGCAGGATCATTATTTGTCGTCTCGCTTTTATTTTTACCATTTTTAGGAACAGAATTTGTACCTGAGCTTGAAGAAGGTACTTTGAATATTCGCGTTACATTAGCGCCGTCAGCAAGTTTAGATACCTCTTTATCCGTGGCTCAAACACTTGAACAAACGCTGATGAGCTTTCCGGAGGTAATTTATGCCTCAAGCCGCATTGGCCGCCCTGAGTTAGGTGGTGATCCGGAACCAGTTTCTAACATTGAGATCATTGTGGGTTTAAAGCCAGTTAAACAATGGACTTCAGCAAAAAATCGGTACTTACTGCAAGAATTAATGGAAAAGAAGATGGAAGTTTTTCCTGGATTGCTATTTAGTTTCTCCCAGCCCATTGCGAGCCGAGTGGATGAGCTGCTTTCCGGAGTGAGAGCTCAACTTTCAGTTAAATTGTTTGGTACAGATCTTGCCATCCTTGCGAAGAAAGGGCAAGAAATTGAAAATATTGTGAAGTCTGTTAAAGGCACGCGTGACGTAGCAATTGAGCAGATTACAGGTGAAGCACAACTCGTCATCAAACCAGATCGTGAGACTCTAATGCGCTATGGTATTTCTGTCGGTGAAGTCATGTCACTTGTATCGGATGCTATTGGCGGCAAAACAGCAGGTCAAGTTATACAAGGAAATGAGCGTTATGATATTTATGTGCGTTTAGCTAAACCTTATCGCGATAGTGTTGAGACTATTAGTAACCTTATTTTACAGTCGTCAAAAGGCGCATGGGTACGCTTGAGCGATGTGGCAAGTGTACAAATTGAAGCAGGTACACCTCAAATTAGACGTGACGATGTCCAGCGACGTGTTGTGATACAAAGCAACGTGGAAGGACGTGATATGGGCAGTGTTGTTTCTGAAATACAGCAACAAATTGCTCAAAAGTTAAAACTACCTGCAGGGTATACGGTAGTTTATGGCGGCCAATTTGAAAATCAACAACGCGCTCAAGCACGGTTAATGGTTGTGGTTCCTCTCTCACTAGGGTTAATATTTTTGCTTTTATATTTTGCGTTTAATTCAGCTAGCCAGGCTTTGTTGATTATGATTAACGTTCCTCTAGCATTGATAGGTGGAATTTTAGCCTTATTTTTTTCGGGGCAGTATCTTTCTGTACCTGGCTCGATAGGTTTTATTGCCCTATTTGGTATTGCTGTACTCAATGGTGTTGTTTTGGTCAATGCGATTAACCAAAACAAAGAAGGCGGTATGCCAACAGCAGAAGCAATTTTTGTGGGCTCCATGTCAAGATTGCGTCCTGTTTTAATGACTGCGTTCATTACAGCGCTTGGCTTAATCCCTATGTTGCTGGCAAGCGGAATCGGTGCGGAAATTCAGCGCCCTCTCGCAACCGTAGTAGTAGGAGGACTCATTTCATCTACTGCATTGACGCTGCTGGTATTACCTGTGCTCTATGGAGTATTCTTCAAAAATGGTGACTATCGAGATAGATAA
- a CDS encoding efflux RND transporter periplasmic adaptor subunit — protein MNRNQKYFSINAPLVVFVFLFSFSVFSEDKHNDSPEKNVVILTKEAQETAGIKIDILNPQVIKGSIPVPGEVIPNEKLTNKVTVRVSAQVIKRHVQEGEHVKEGQILATLSSVDMAKVQGDLLLAAQEWQRVKLLGTEAISGKRYTEAQVAYQHAYSTAAAYGLTESEINTLLGSQKPSQAKGDFNLIAPRNGTAFNVNFNEGELIEPGRVLLQVVDEATVWIDAKLPPDLKQPVKIGDAVKISVNSHTLPGRIIQIHHQLDETTRTRSTRIEVANTQDMLHPGQYVNCNIEGSESSPVMALPVSSVLRTADGDWAIYVEVKPDHFQQVEVKVIKITDNQAIIEGVSSGLRVVTNGAFFVHSELNKRGFDAHNH, from the coding sequence ATGAACCGAAATCAAAAATATTTTTCAATAAATGCTCCATTAGTAGTTTTTGTTTTCCTTTTTTCATTCAGTGTATTTTCTGAGGATAAACATAATGATTCTCCTGAAAAAAATGTTGTCATTTTAACTAAAGAGGCTCAAGAGACTGCTGGTATTAAGATTGACATATTAAATCCTCAAGTAATTAAAGGTTCCATTCCTGTACCTGGTGAGGTGATTCCTAATGAGAAGCTCACTAATAAAGTGACTGTGCGTGTGTCAGCTCAAGTAATAAAGCGTCACGTTCAAGAAGGAGAACATGTTAAAGAGGGACAAATTCTTGCAACCCTTTCGAGTGTAGATATGGCAAAGGTGCAAGGGGATTTGTTATTGGCAGCTCAAGAATGGCAACGAGTTAAATTATTAGGAACAGAAGCAATTTCAGGTAAACGATATACTGAAGCGCAAGTTGCTTATCAGCATGCTTACTCCACTGCAGCAGCTTATGGCCTAACGGAATCTGAAATTAATACATTACTTGGCAGTCAAAAACCTTCTCAGGCTAAAGGCGATTTTAATTTGATTGCTCCACGCAATGGTACAGCATTTAATGTTAATTTTAATGAAGGTGAGTTGATAGAGCCTGGACGTGTTTTATTACAAGTGGTTGATGAAGCGACAGTTTGGATAGACGCAAAGCTACCTCCTGATTTAAAGCAGCCTGTTAAAATTGGAGATGCAGTAAAAATTTCTGTAAACAGTCATACTCTACCTGGGCGTATCATACAGATACATCACCAGCTAGATGAAACAACCCGCACTCGTTCAACGCGCATAGAAGTTGCAAACACGCAAGACATGTTGCATCCAGGGCAATACGTCAATTGTAACATTGAAGGAAGTGAATCTTCACCTGTTATGGCATTGCCGGTAAGTTCAGTATTACGCACTGCTGATGGGGATTGGGCAATTTATGTTGAAGTTAAACCTGATCATTTTCAACAGGTGGAAGTGAAAGTAATTAAAATTACAGATAATCAAGCAATTATTGAGGGCGTTTCATCAGGGCTACGAGTCGTAACAAATGGCGCTTTCTTTGTACATTCAGAATTAAACAAGCGAGGGTTTGATGCCCATAATCACTAA
- a CDS encoding TolC family protein: MYFIYIILSLSCSSLFADERLNYNNNVQCTQSDTSSLPLKIFIYQFLESHPSIQAAKANVAAANARFHAAEQPLYNPELIAETEQKRQKSFKDPELALEGEKPYEKTYTAGLNQTVDWVSKRSARSKVADRNFHIAESQLESLQQQLATEVINALIRYQSTRQVVKLSKERTSLLQKFVTLTEKREATGDVARVETDLAQLALSEALAQQADAEMTFNQALQILRSMTGLTNSEWPDLPNYLPSPSQMNTDFNELLNCLPAVQVLNEQILSAQMRIKLAQRERFPDPTFGLQGGQENTDEGTKRVIMATFSIPLFIRNSYKAEVEAANFDTLEVEEKRIDMIRQISADMMGSSERYQRLYQIVEEWQKIANKPLGDGITLIERLWQAGEMTTTDYLVQFKQRLDSQIAGAELRGRAWQAWAEWLKASGTVENWLKNN; the protein is encoded by the coding sequence TTGTACTTTATATACATCATATTGAGTCTTAGCTGTTCTAGTCTGTTTGCAGATGAACGATTAAATTATAATAACAATGTACAATGTACCCAATCTGATACCTCTTCTCTCCCACTTAAAATATTTATTTATCAATTTTTAGAAAGTCATCCCTCAATACAAGCTGCAAAAGCGAATGTTGCGGCAGCAAATGCCCGATTCCATGCAGCCGAGCAACCACTTTATAATCCAGAACTCATTGCGGAGACTGAGCAGAAACGGCAGAAAAGCTTCAAAGATCCTGAATTAGCATTAGAAGGTGAGAAGCCATATGAAAAAACCTATACAGCAGGACTTAATCAAACAGTTGACTGGGTAAGCAAGCGATCAGCTCGTTCAAAAGTCGCAGACAGAAATTTTCATATCGCTGAATCACAACTAGAATCTTTACAACAACAATTAGCAACTGAAGTGATTAATGCTTTAATTCGTTACCAATCTACTCGCCAAGTAGTGAAATTATCAAAAGAACGAACTAGTTTGCTACAAAAATTTGTTACGTTAACTGAAAAGCGAGAAGCTACAGGTGATGTGGCGCGCGTTGAAACAGATCTAGCTCAATTGGCTCTGTCAGAAGCATTGGCACAACAAGCTGATGCTGAAATGACGTTTAATCAAGCGTTGCAAATTTTACGATCAATGACAGGATTAACTAATTCAGAATGGCCAGACCTCCCGAATTACTTACCATCACCAAGCCAAATGAATACTGATTTTAATGAATTATTAAATTGCCTTCCTGCAGTGCAAGTATTAAATGAACAAATACTAAGTGCGCAAATGCGTATTAAATTAGCACAGCGTGAACGATTTCCAGATCCTACCTTTGGTCTGCAAGGAGGCCAAGAAAATACCGATGAAGGTACTAAACGCGTGATTATGGCAACATTTAGTATCCCATTATTTATTCGAAATTCATATAAGGCAGAAGTGGAAGCTGCGAATTTCGATACTCTAGAAGTAGAAGAAAAGCGCATCGATATGATTCGCCAAATAAGCGCTGATATGATGGGAAGCTCTGAACGATATCAAAGGCTTTATCAGATAGTTGAAGAATGGCAAAAGATTGCTAACAAACCTTTAGGTGATGGAATAACATTAATAGAGCGGTTATGGCAAGCTGGCGAGATGACCACTACTGACTACTTAGTGCAATTCAAACAACGTCTTGATAGCCAAATAGCTGGAGCGGAATTGCGCGGACGAGCATGGCAAGCATGGGCAGAATGGCTAAAGGCTTCTGGCACAGTGGAAAATTGGTTGAAAAACAATTAA
- the traA gene encoding Ti-type conjugative transfer relaxase TraA, with product MAIFHLDVKNVSRSQGRSAVGAAAYRAGERIVDERLGVAFDYSNKKGVVFSEIMAPDNAPEWVKDRTQLWNAIESAELRKDSRVAKEVLVALPNELSQEERVDLIKSYCQAQFVDKGMIADINIHEDNPENPHAHILLTTREITPAGFGLKNRDWNKRELVFEQRRAWQEIANTHLHLAGHDTRIDCRSLQERGIDLEPGLHLGQAPHQAATRGQGDNFMRFIDHIDILRANGERVIRDPNIALEKLSQQQSVFDEYAIAKLANQYSVDLDQYNEVLTAIKSAKQLVALGENEYGKSTFTTSKMIEMEHHMLNQAYELHTKQGHAVNLEAATQAVTSSNLNEGQRTAFNHIINTGDLKIVTGFAGTGKSTLMKVAREAFENSGYHVRGACFSGIATKGLEKEAGIKSATVDSCLLQWEQGREQLSKNDVLVIDEAGMLGTEKMNKLLSHANNEGAKVILVHDTEQFGAIEAGAPSRAIAMRFGEAVLTEVVRQQNPEMCCATYEFATQQTEKALTRYEKLGALNMTAADEPIARRMMIEAWSSDRLEGKSQLMLAYTNDSVQSLNQAAREVRIAAGEIEEGRAFTVAKGQRSFAKGDVVYFLKNDKRLGVQNGALGTIEVIKGNHFQIKANDDGRIVGLDIRHYKHLDHGYAATIYKAQGVTVNNAYVLASTYFDRHSTYVACTRHKDKLMVFGDQKDFKNRDMMMKTLSRECSKSMAVDYAQARWIKPQNKQDLNLNSNQISQKQLARERHEIKALKLILPNKEFSFARAYECLRGWLQGVIQLSDNRQILCLTKNDHVKLVSYHPYLENHFGKEAKISLDKKGEVNKYAVLEKTEGISKQQAVPERSLTMAQANNSRELKVEKHVISDKHAIGFD from the coding sequence ATGGCGATATTTCATCTAGACGTTAAAAATGTATCACGCTCCCAAGGTCGCTCCGCCGTTGGTGCTGCAGCTTATAGAGCAGGGGAGCGTATTGTAGATGAACGTCTTGGAGTAGCTTTTGATTATTCAAATAAGAAGGGTGTGGTCTTTTCTGAAATAATGGCGCCTGATAATGCCCCAGAATGGGTCAAAGACCGAACACAACTTTGGAATGCCATTGAATCGGCAGAGCTTCGTAAAGACTCACGAGTTGCAAAAGAAGTTTTAGTAGCACTGCCTAATGAATTATCGCAGGAAGAGCGTGTCGACTTAATTAAAAGTTATTGCCAAGCTCAATTTGTTGATAAGGGCATGATAGCTGATATCAATATTCATGAAGACAATCCAGAGAACCCACACGCTCATATTTTGTTGACCACACGGGAAATTACCCCAGCCGGCTTTGGTTTAAAAAATCGAGACTGGAACAAACGCGAATTAGTATTTGAGCAACGCCGAGCTTGGCAGGAGATTGCTAATACCCATCTTCATCTGGCAGGTCATGATACACGAATTGATTGCAGGAGCTTACAAGAGAGAGGGATTGATTTAGAGCCAGGTCTACACCTAGGGCAGGCACCTCATCAAGCTGCGACCCGAGGGCAAGGCGATAACTTTATGCGCTTTATCGATCATATCGATATTTTGCGTGCTAATGGCGAAAGGGTTATTCGTGATCCGAATATTGCCTTAGAAAAACTTAGCCAACAACAATCTGTCTTTGATGAATACGCGATTGCAAAACTGGCCAATCAATATAGCGTTGATCTCGACCAGTACAATGAAGTACTGACTGCCATTAAAAGTGCCAAGCAGTTGGTTGCCTTAGGCGAAAACGAATATGGTAAATCGACTTTTACCACCAGCAAGATGATTGAAATGGAACATCATATGCTCAACCAGGCCTATGAGCTCCATACTAAGCAAGGGCACGCCGTTAATCTAGAGGCGGCTACCCAAGCGGTTACCTCATCAAATCTGAATGAAGGGCAGCGCACAGCCTTTAATCACATTATTAATACTGGGGATTTAAAAATCGTCACCGGTTTTGCCGGTACCGGCAAAAGTACTTTGATGAAAGTTGCACGAGAAGCTTTTGAGAATTCGGGTTATCACGTAAGAGGCGCTTGTTTCAGTGGTATTGCTACCAAGGGGTTAGAGAAGGAAGCGGGGATCAAAAGTGCCACCGTAGACTCATGCTTATTACAATGGGAGCAGGGGAGAGAGCAATTAAGTAAAAATGATGTGTTAGTGATTGATGAAGCTGGGATGCTGGGCACCGAAAAGATGAATAAACTATTATCCCATGCCAATAATGAAGGGGCAAAAGTCATCTTGGTTCACGATACCGAGCAGTTTGGAGCGATTGAAGCGGGCGCACCTTCGCGCGCAATAGCCATGCGTTTTGGGGAAGCTGTTTTAACAGAAGTTGTACGTCAGCAAAACCCTGAAATGTGTTGTGCAACTTACGAATTTGCGACACAGCAAACAGAAAAAGCATTAACTCGTTATGAGAAACTGGGCGCACTCAATATGACCGCTGCTGATGAGCCCATTGCTAGGCGAATGATGATAGAGGCCTGGTCCAGTGACCGGCTGGAAGGCAAATCACAATTAATGTTGGCTTATACCAATGATAGCGTCCAATCATTAAATCAGGCTGCCAGAGAAGTTCGAATTGCTGCTGGTGAAATAGAAGAGGGGAGAGCGTTTACAGTAGCAAAAGGTCAGCGCTCCTTTGCCAAGGGGGATGTTGTTTACTTTCTGAAGAACGACAAGCGCCTTGGGGTCCAAAATGGTGCGTTGGGTACGATTGAAGTCATTAAGGGCAATCATTTTCAGATCAAGGCTAATGATGATGGCCGGATCGTAGGATTAGATATCAGGCATTATAAGCATCTTGATCACGGTTATGCTGCGACCATTTATAAAGCCCAGGGTGTCACGGTCAATAATGCTTATGTATTGGCTTCAACCTATTTTGATCGCCACTCTACCTATGTTGCTTGTACACGGCATAAAGACAAGCTTATGGTGTTTGGTGATCAAAAAGATTTTAAAAACCGAGACATGATGATGAAAACATTAAGTCGAGAGTGCTCAAAGAGCATGGCAGTAGACTATGCCCAGGCTAGATGGATTAAGCCGCAGAACAAACAGGATCTAAACTTAAACTCTAACCAAATTTCGCAAAAGCAATTGGCACGAGAGCGGCATGAAATTAAAGCCTTAAAATTAATATTGCCTAATAAGGAATTCTCTTTTGCTCGGGCATATGAATGCCTGAGAGGGTGGTTACAAGGGGTGATCCAATTAAGTGATAATCGCCAAATTCTTTGTTTAACTAAGAATGATCATGTGAAATTGGTATCATATCACCCTTATCTTGAAAATCATTTTGGAAAAGAGGCAAAAATTTCGCTTGATAAGAAAGGGGAGGTTAATAAATACGCTGTTCTTGAAAAAACCGAAGGAATTTCGAAGCAGCAGGCTGTGCCGGAACGCAGCCTGACAATGGCCCAAGCAAACAACTCAAGAGAATTAAAAGTTGAAAAGCATGTTATTTCAGATAAACATGCAATTGGCTTTGACTGA
- a CDS encoding type IV secretion system DNA-binding domain-containing protein: MSAFLNFTRGGQVQLHGIHMFWQVLLRFFKISLIVFMLFTTLLWVYQTKPYERYLLTQGVKAFLCQGNVYCPKVLEHKDPYGHLRRYTPKQLLSSPPIKQQLRLSRGEFWWSLKVSALTSWIIALLVAWLLTRFGAMRSQQQMLRGTTLATPQEYKRIVKRAHQASRWTLSGVPLPKDAETQHILLCGSPGGGKSVCTHELLSQVRQAGQKALVYDIKGAFIPHYYREGKDIILNPLDERSPSWNLWQECNALTDYDAMASAIVPDVSVSSESFWTKAARTLLAITASQFKHRQNPRMKELIHHLFCSDLKEVESLLQGTLGSAMVGKDLEKGTRSVILTLVTYCKSLMYLKDEPQTPSFVIRDWVNNDKDDSWLFISSNQRLADTLKPLISLWLELAVNALLSLEESRNRRLWFFFDELASLQRLPSLEPVLSRGRGYGACFVGAIQDIHQLRDLYGDKAAEVLVSLFGTSLFFSTNNNHSAKWAAEQLGRAEFLEAREGYSMGAHQMRDGVTLSHQRRQEFVVMDSEIRHLKKREAFMVTAGGWPVTKLLFAIKKRLEKCPAIIERNLSSINHEVSTLEQKIETLTLDPLDRVNQKVSTTSSAPNEANSNDVEEQQIDLF, from the coding sequence ATGTCTGCCTTCCTAAATTTCACCCGTGGAGGCCAAGTTCAGCTTCATGGCATCCACATGTTTTGGCAAGTGCTGCTTCGATTTTTTAAAATCAGCCTAATTGTTTTTATGCTGTTCACCACCCTACTTTGGGTTTATCAAACCAAACCCTATGAGCGCTACTTATTGACTCAAGGCGTTAAAGCTTTTCTTTGCCAAGGTAATGTCTATTGCCCGAAAGTGCTTGAGCACAAAGACCCCTATGGTCATCTTCGTCGCTACACGCCTAAACAGCTGCTTTCCTCCCCTCCCATAAAACAACAACTTCGGCTTAGCAGGGGTGAATTTTGGTGGTCTCTCAAAGTTTCCGCTTTAACATCATGGATAATTGCCTTGCTTGTAGCCTGGCTGCTAACCAGATTTGGTGCGATGAGAAGTCAACAGCAAATGTTACGTGGGACAACTCTTGCCACCCCTCAAGAATATAAACGAATTGTTAAAAGAGCTCATCAAGCGTCACGTTGGACTTTAAGTGGTGTTCCTTTGCCTAAGGATGCTGAAACCCAGCATATTTTGTTATGTGGGTCACCTGGCGGGGGCAAATCTGTTTGCACACATGAATTATTGTCTCAGGTAAGACAGGCTGGCCAAAAAGCCTTGGTGTATGACATCAAGGGTGCCTTTATCCCCCATTATTATCGGGAAGGCAAAGATATCATTCTCAACCCATTAGATGAAAGAAGCCCTTCTTGGAATCTCTGGCAAGAATGCAATGCTTTAACTGATTATGATGCAATGGCATCAGCTATAGTGCCCGATGTGTCTGTGAGTTCTGAATCTTTTTGGACCAAGGCAGCAAGGACCTTGCTGGCGATTACAGCCTCTCAGTTTAAGCACCGACAAAACCCGCGGATGAAAGAATTGATCCACCATTTGTTTTGTAGTGATTTAAAGGAAGTGGAATCGTTACTTCAAGGTACCCTTGGAAGTGCCATGGTTGGCAAAGATTTAGAAAAGGGTACTCGCTCTGTGATCCTCACCTTAGTTACCTACTGCAAATCTCTTATGTACCTTAAAGATGAGCCTCAAACTCCTTCCTTTGTTATTCGTGATTGGGTTAACAATGACAAAGATGATTCTTGGCTCTTCATTTCTTCAAATCAACGCCTTGCTGATACCCTAAAGCCTCTTATCTCTTTATGGCTTGAATTAGCAGTCAATGCATTGCTAAGTCTTGAAGAAAGTCGTAACCGCAGATTATGGTTCTTCTTTGATGAGCTTGCCAGTTTGCAACGTTTACCTAGTTTAGAGCCGGTTTTGTCCCGAGGTCGTGGCTATGGTGCCTGCTTTGTAGGGGCTATACAAGATATTCATCAGCTACGCGACTTATATGGCGATAAAGCAGCAGAAGTATTGGTATCTTTATTCGGCACCTCCCTCTTCTTCTCTACCAATAACAATCATTCTGCCAAATGGGCTGCAGAGCAGCTTGGTAGGGCTGAATTTTTAGAGGCTAGAGAAGGATATTCCATGGGGGCACATCAAATGCGTGACGGCGTTACGTTAAGCCACCAGAGGCGCCAGGAATTCGTTGTAATGGACTCTGAGATTCGACATCTTAAAAAGCGAGAAGCTTTTATGGTAACTGCAGGTGGTTGGCCTGTAACCAAGCTTTTATTTGCCATCAAGAAACGACTAGAAAAGTGCCCTGCCATCATCGAAAGAAACTTAAGTTCCATAAATCATGAGGTATCCACCTTGGAACAAAAAATTGAAACCTTAACTTTGGATCCCTTAGATAGGGTTAATCAAAAAGTATCAACTACTTCCTCCGCTCCTAATGAAGCGAATAGTAACGATGTCGAAGAGCAACAAATTGATTTATTTTAA